The Helianthus annuus cultivar XRQ/B chromosome 16, HanXRQr2.0-SUNRISE, whole genome shotgun sequence genome includes a window with the following:
- the LOC110919342 gene encoding formin-like protein 14: MASSASSGIYDNHDHMDVPSDDEPMEEIIPSDDEDLDDFQPFALPDHDMVDDVLAVGPQLNPFVIIGHPDGAHIVDYIPLDVVPLAAIPGFIVVSDDEDDVPVIHVHSLDDEIDGGDALDIAILEVSSPIVSVVDLSSSGSSDVASSSAVPIATPAVVPSDPPTPHTTPVTPTTGHPFSPHVADPHHTVAPILFTHEIPAPRPGEGTSRQPTSLDTHVPADHWSTRHPPPHMSESDPYHPRHYPAFTIDDEIHSLQLHIQILSRQVWELQQFRDAMPPPPPAYPPPPTPPPPSSPPPPSPPVV; this comes from the coding sequence ATGGCATCATCAGCTAGCAGTGGCATTTACGACAATCATGACCACATGGACGTACCATCTGACGATGAGCCCATGGAGGAGATCATTCCCTCTGATGATGAGGACCTTGATGATTTTCAGCCGTTTGCGCTGCCAGACCATGACATGGTGGATGACGTTCTAGCTGTGGGGCCACAGCTGAACCCGTTTGTTATCATTGGTCATCCTGATGGAGCTCACATCGTCGACTATATTCCACTAGATGTTGTTCCTCTCGCTGCGATTCCGGGGTTTATTGTTGTGTCTGATGACGAGGATGACGTTCCTGTCATACATGTCCATAGTTTGGACGATGAGATTGATGGTGGTGATGCCTTGGACATAGCCATTCTAGAGGTTTCCTCTCCTATCGTATCTGTGGTAGACCTATCCTCTTCGGGCTCTAGCGACGTCGCATCATCCTCAGCTGTACCCATTGCTACACCTGCAGTTGTCCCGTCTGATCCACCGACACCACACACTACTCCCGTCACTCCCACTACTGGACACCCGTTTTCACCGCATGTTGCTGATCCCCATCACACTGTCGCACCTATCCTTTTCACTCATGAGATTCCAGCACCCCGCCCTGGGGAGGGCACTTCTCGACAGCCGACCTCTCTCGATACCCATGTGCCGGCTGATCACTGGTCTACACGACACCCTCCGCCTCATATGTCCGAGTCTGACCCATATCATCCACGTCACTATCCTGCTTTCACTATCGATGATGAGATACATTCCTTACAGCTTCATATTCAAATCCTCTCCCGCCAGGTCTGGGAATTGCAGCAGTTTAGGGATGCtatgccaccaccgccaccagcCTACCCTCCACCACctactccaccaccaccatcatctccaCCACCTCCATCTCCTCCAGTCGTCTAG